The Rhododendron vialii isolate Sample 1 chromosome 1a, ASM3025357v1 region CCGAGGCGGGAGCCCAGGATTTCTCGACGCTCCTCCAGTTTTGGGTAGTGGACCCGGGCCCACTTCAAAACGAAGTCGTATACTGTGTCTTCTGATGCCACCTGGAGATCATCGCTAGATAAAATCGCCTCGATCCCAGCAAGAGGCAATGCCATAACTTCATCTTGGAACCTGGGCCAAAGgtgcaaaaagtaaaaagatgcgtctcaaaaaaaaatttagccaaGCACTGCTTATAAATGAAGAACATTTCAAATTTATTCGAACTAATGAATTCCAATACAAACTTTATCTACTACCCATGTGGAACAGGTATTGAATTCCTTAAAAGATGACACAGGACGTTCACGCAGAAGCTTTACGAAGTTTCTCTTCTGAGCGACACTCGTCTCTGAGTTATCTCAAAGTACAAGATCCAATGAGTCAATGACAGCAtctcaatatttttgggttttttttttgctggcATGTATTCAAAATGCATCAATTCATCAAATAAAAATACGAGCGAATCAATTTGTTTTGCATGAGAAGCAATCATGCAAGTATATATCGGTGTGTCACCCATGTATGTCGTGAGGAGaacaaaccaaacgaaaactaGTATCACAATCGGTTGGCCAGCTTtctaaaccctttttttttttccattttgcttTGTCAAAAACGCATTATGCTAGTTAAATTAACTAACTGCATATCTCTTTTTATGAGAACATCCTACGTCGATTTAGGTCTTCCCCTCCCGTAGCACTTCCAATAAGAAAAAATATCATTGCTTTTCCTTGCTTCTAGAGAAGGAGAATATAAACTTCCGAAATGATGTTCTCCTATTACATCCAACAACATAGAAATACTAATACTTCAATGTTTAAGACGAAATAGCACaatagagataaaaaaaataaaaacagtttgTCCAAGGAAAAATCAGTACAGAAGTTCAGAAGGGAAAAGAGATTAGGAATTTCAAAGCGGGAGAAAAGAGGCTTACTTGGTTATATCTTTGTAACGGGCAGCAAGGAACTGCTTTGCTGCATCTGTCAACGGTTGAACCGCTTCAGCCATTAAGACACCCGAAGGAAGTTCAAGATAAAGCAATGCAGACTCAGGTGTCATGGGCAAATTGCGCAACAGTCGGCTGCAATACCTCATGCATGAAGCAACCTCAAACTTGTCTGCAGCCATCAGCACATCCAACAAAGCAGGAGCAGTAGTTGTAGATAAGGTGTTGCTATACATAAAATTCAGGAGCTCCATGAGGGCAGCTTCCTCTGTTCCACACAGGGAAAAAGTGGCAGTTATTTAAGGTAGCACAAATTTAACAGTGTCTCTACTATTCTCGCAAATTACATAAACAAGAGGAATTTTTCTGGGGGAACTAGCACGACCTGAAACATAGTGTTTGGCTGTGGCATTCGCTTAATGGTGTGATTTTAGTACATGTACTTGTACTCGTAACACAACAAAGAAAGGCAATCATAAAATTTCATGCTTGAAACTGAGAAAGAGTGTGACAAACTAGAGAGTACCATTTCAGAAACTAGGACtactaaagaaagaaagatatgcTTGAAATTAAACCATACCAGAGGCATTGACCCGTAAGGTTACATGCCGCTGCTCTGATTCCCTCATCCCATTTGAGAAGAGCTACATACAAGGCAGAAAAAAAGTGGATACAGACATCACTCAGCATATAGACTATATcagataaagaaagaaaagaaacaatggATAAGTAATTTTCCTTACTTTATAGAAAAATGGACTTTTAGCTGCTAATATTGGAGAGCTGATGTGTAAAGTTTTAACTCTCAGAACAGAACCATCCATGCTCCAGTTTGAGTCATTACTATTGGCACCTTCATCTCCTACAAAAGACACAACACGAAGAGTTACACTTACGGATCCACTGGTTATTGCAATATCAAAATTTTCTCCTAATCTGATCCACAGGAAAGTTACATAAATTCCATTCCACAGCAATGTGACATTAATGCAGCACCTTCCGACTAAAATGGTGCCGGTACACCACTTTCTTACAATACCAGCCTTCTTCAGCTGGTACCTTTTCATGTTATGAACTATCTTGGCAGCCAACTACAGGTTAGGCCTTGTTTCAGACATCACAGACACAATGCATATAACCTCTACATCTCTTCATTTATAATTTGGAAGGCCTCGACTCTCTGATGGCCTCGTTTTACCTTTACTTTGTTCTATTTTAGATCCTTCAGTCTAAACATGAAAATCAGCCTTTCTACGGGCCAACCTTATATGACACTTTCACTGAAGTTTGGACATATGAAACCTAGCTGGCCCAGAAGAAGAGTTGCCATTGggagttacttttttttttttggataagtaaatTGGGAGTTACTTGAATAGATCGTTCCACTTTGTCTCCATATACGCCCGATCATTTCTTTGCAACGAGCTTGTTTTTGTGCGCGGAACACGTCTGTTCCTGTACTACGGTTGAAATGGTACGAGAATGCACCAATGGCAGCCCCAAGGCTGTTGATATTTCCAGCACTGCTCTCTAATTTGTTTGAAGTTCTCTTCCTTCCCTCGTTTCTTCCCTCTTGTTCTTCTTCCCTCTCGGCTCTGATGCTTTGAGTTGTTTACCCGATGCCTTATGCCCAAAAACACTGCTTGGCCCCTTAATCCACCCTAGTGGACGAGATTGGTCAAATGTGTCATCATTTGGAATACCTCAAAATTTGGCAACCCATCTTGAATGAGTCTCGAGGGCTCAGGCAAGAGACAGATATTTGCGATTGGGAATTATGTGAAGTTCTCCATCCTTTCCAGAAAAGGTTTGTCTCTTCTTGAGCGTACTCTAAATGATGACACACTTGACCAATCACATCCACTAGAATGTATTAAGGGGGCCAAGCAATGTTTTTGGGCATAAGGCATTGGGTAAACAACTCGTAGCATCTTGGAAAGAGAGACGACATGATGGAACCAGAGGCAAGaaggaagaaaagatggagaagtgagggaagaaagaaatgaaggaacgagaaaagaaagagagatgggGCAACACTTCACACAAATTAGAGAGTAGTGCTGCAAATATCAAAAGCCTTAGGGCTGGCATTGGTGCATTCTCATACCACTCCAACCGTCGTACAAGAATAAACGTGCTCCATGCACAAAAACAAGCTCATAGCAAACTGGATCTTACAGAGCCTACTCATGTACAACAAAATTCGGATTTGATCACAGAAAAGATTCTCTTCAAGTGAACCAGCCTATCCTTTAGGCTGGCACTTCCACGGTGATTGGAACAATGACACATTTGATTGTTAATTCCAATGTGGCAGATAGATAAAGGTATCTATCTGCGCGGACTAATCTATCGTTCAAGTCCTAATCTAAAAATGAAAttaagaaaaacttttttaaataACCTAGCCACTACCATTTTTTCTCCAAagcttcaaaatttgaaattactaTTCTATTCATAATTGAAGATGGCTCGTGGACCAAAACATGAAAGGATTGAAATCCCGTGAAATTGGCATGAGGTCCTGAGTTATCAAGcaacgaaaagaaaaaacaagagcaAAATGCAACTTGACTTAAAGAAGTTCAACCACCTGAAGGCGATTCTTCAATCATCGCAACTGCTTCTTCATCTTCATTGTCACAGCCCAGCCCATCATCAGTATCAGGCTGGTTACAACTCAAAATCTGCTCCTCAGCACATCCAGCAGTATCCACAGCTGCAAACAATTGCTCACATTAATGATATTACCCAAGGATGGCAAAAGCAACGTTTAGCgaagaatattttttaatatggcTCCCACAAGGGAAGAATCCATCCAAGAGAGAGTCCTCTCAATCACATTAAGGAATCTGAGATCCCATCCAACATAAGATACTGCAACCATCCATCAGGTCTCCAAGCAATGATTGCTCAACTTTATCAACTGTAATTGGCATTAGATTTCACTTCCCAATAATTTGTAGGGTCCAAACATGTAAAGAATTACCATAATAGAACATATTTTCCCATGTTaaagataagagagagagagagagagagagagagagagagagaggatttgaaTTCTTCTTTCACTTTACAAGAGTTTGCACCTTGAGTTCATTTCACTATGTTGATACAAATACTATGCACAACAGCCTGTTAACCCCCACGCTAGTGGCAATTGGACTCTAGACCAAGGAAAAACAACATGTGGACCAATGACGGGAAAACAATAAGGAAGAAAGCAAATAGAAAAAATCTTCACAAGTGGGGTTTCAACTCTCACTTGAAGCAATCCTTTTGTAGGAATAATATGTATGGCTATCTGAATTATTTTAAACATGCAACTCATAGCATTTAATATTTCTAAAGTAGGCAATCTGTTACCAACTACAGCATCACTTCTTCCAATAACTTGGGAGAGGTTATCATGTACATCTTACCTTCAAAGAAACGAAAGAGGGATGAAAATATCCCAAACTAGAATACCAAAACAAGGATGAACAGAATCAACTTGATGAGAGCAGGAGTGTGAATTGACAAAAACCATGAGAGCAGAGCTCCTCAAGAGCGTGCATGAAAAAATTATGATTCACATATGTTTGCCTTGACTCAATGcataaagaaaaagataacGTAGGTACTAATGGTAGTCATATTTGTTGAACATGGGCTAAGTGTTGCTGAGAACACATTACTGACTCCTATATCATGTATAATAAGCAGCAATTGGTAAATCAGTCTAGCGGCATAATGGAATAATGAATTTCCGCAGGATTATGCATGACAGTTATGAGATGACTCATTGCGTCCGTTCCATCACATAGCTTCGAGAAGATGCCATTTAAATCTTACCCTTGAAAGAATCAAAAGAAATCAACACTTAAAATTTGCAGGAAAATACTCTTAACCAGAAGTCCAAAACAGAGACGCATTGAAATCCAATTAATGAGATCTCCTAATCTAAGTGACATAAAGCAGGTGGGAGTGTcaatagtaaaaaatcaatacagAGGGAGTCGGAGTGCATGCACCGCCATATTTTAATAGACATAGGTCTTCATTGATCCTTTGctttaaaagaaaagaacgTAATAGGTAAGAATAGTAGTTGCTTTTTTTACCATCGTCTTTGTGTTGCAGAGAGAACTGGTAGTGAGCAATAATATATTATGTACTACATGTACCAAGTTTTCAGGTAGTCTAGAATCACAAAGGCTTGCCTCATACGTGACGTGTTTTTAACTCTTAGAGGCCCATTGATGTATAACATTCTTTCCACAAGAGTGCATGCGACAGTTATGGGATGATTTGCGACATCTGATTCCTTCACTAGACGTAAAGTAACCCATTGACCGAGAAGAGAGTTGTTTATGAGTCATGCATccaatttctttttgaattgacATACGTGGATACACGCTAGATTGGAATCCACGAAGCCACCCAGGCGAATTGTGCAAATTCTCCCATTCTTGATTGAAGTAATCAACAAACCATAAGGGGACTGATTCCAAAATCATTCTTCTCCCACAACTGGGTAAGGGCAAGGGCCAAGTTGGATCACTTGACCCCGCTCAATTATCTAAAATTTGTGTCATTGTGATAGGCCTAAAACTTAATTTCTCAGTTTGACCCACTAAACTAGAAATATTGCCCCAAGTATTtcaccaaaataaaagaaaaaccttTCATGTACATTGTGAAAAAATATAGCCCAATTGGATGCGGATCAATGGATAAGGAGAGACTGCTGGGGTACACAACGGAAAAGACATCTTTAATTGTACCAAATGATTCTTACATGTATGACTTTTACAATACGAAAAGTCATCAAGGGCTTTtataacttatatatataaatttgtCTCCTACCAAAGAATATGTAAGATTCTGTATTTGTAACGTTCAAAGCATAATTTTCCTCAACAAATGTCGGCGGAAGTAAACTACCCTAGAGTGCTACCCAGCGAACTTGCCCGCTTTTTCCCCGATGAAGGCATTGGAAGTGATCCTGGAAAAAAGGTCAATACCTGCAGTGGAATGAGAAAACCCCATGGAACCAGCCAGAACTCCCAGCCGACGACCAGTTACCCCTTTCAAGCTCAGCTTTAGAAATATCCAGTACGTTCATCTACCCGTGACTATTAATTTAGTGGTTTCTAAAACTGGATAACTCACACTAAGGGTTACGAAAAGTTTAATTATGCTCGACCTTGTTTGCTTTCTGTTTAAGGCATCAGTTATGTTATGCAGGCACTTGTTTCGAAAAACGACAACACTCATCATTTGCATATTTGATTCAATTTGACAATACCTATTGAAATAGTTTTCCAATAACTCCGAAAAATCCTCTTAATACTTGCCCAAAAAATTGTTCTTTGTcaaaaattcaagaaacaattccaaaaaacaataaaccaaacaagctcctaaaatattttctataCGAAAACAACCGAACATTAAAAATACACCCTCACCCCAACACGAACTTAATGAACAAACGTAACTAACAGCCTTCAGATTCAGGCAAATTCTTACAAACCTGGGTGATCCTTTCATAGATGATGTGAACAACCACAGCTACGCACCTAATACATACTCCAATACACAATTTTCGCAGCAACAAAACCGATTTATACACGTAGAAATACAGAAAAGTACACAAATTCCACCCACAAAAAGATACACTGACAACACCACACTAAATCgtcattttccatttcaagTTTGATCTGAGAAAACAATACACAAAACACATCCACATGGccgaaaaacacataaaaacaTGGGAATTCACTATTCAGAGCCTTCAGATTCTAGCAAATTTCTCAATACCTCAACAATCCTTATATGATCGTGAACAAGCACAGATATAAACGGATAATATACgcataaatacacacacacacacacacacatatatatatagagagagagagagtatatataATAAGACGCGGTGATTACCGTTATCTTTCTTGACATCTTCTCTCCTGCGCTTGCGATGCCTGGCCCAATCGGCGAGGCTGTGGCACGCCTCGCCGTCGGACCGGGTCTCCGGCGAATCGGCCATGATCTCGATCCGGAGAACCCGGTCCGAGAAGTTGCTGTCGTTAAAGGCGAAGCCAAAATCTCCGTCGCGAGTACTGCTGTTCGGCATGTAATCGGAGTCCATCCCCGTGCTCGGATCGAACAGGTCCAAATTCTTctctttcattctctctctccctctctctctggaacaagatgaagatgaaacgaTGCCACCTGGCGTTAGAACTGGATatgagagggagaggagagagagaaagagagagagagagagagagacaagtgGCTGAAAGTTCTTTTCTTTACCACTTTTCGATGATTTccatttgaccgttttggttgatttttgttAATCGCGAATTTCAAGGCTGGACCGCTGGAGCTGGCGACCCGTGTCTTGACTCACTGAGTCCTCGTTCCACTGAACCCGTTTTTGTTaagattctaatttttttaattacttattttttattttagccTATTAGgtgattttcattttcattaaatTCGTTTtgttaaaattcttattttttaagtatttattttttattttataatacatgtcattttcttacaatacatcacttttaattaaaaaaataagtacttattttagttaacaGAACATAAAAGTTCCTATTTTTTGAATTAGAGGTGATGTAGTATGAGAGAATGACcggtctcgtaaaacaaaaaataaatgcttaaaaaataaaaatcttaacggGACAGGGCCTCAAACTCTAGACATATATTATCTCGTGTTCAAAAATTCTTTGTGCCTTCAAATAAATTGTTTGAGAAAGAATTAATAGAGATGGACGAATAAATTGTTTgataaagaaattaaatttaTCGAATGGCAATAACTTAGTGATCGGATTTTATTACTTTTGAAATCATAAATGGCAAGTCTGGTAGTATTAAAAATGCACTTCAAAGTAGCATTTTGTGTAGTTGCACGATTATTAATGTCCgatcaactttattattttcaatGATGTTTTATGCAGGCATTTAAAAGTTTTGCTGTATTTAATTTTGTATCCCTACAAATTGTCTTTTCTGGCTTAACTATATGCAACTACAAATTGGAATATCTAATGTACCTCATGAAGAAATTTGTTAAATACTGTAATCCACAAATTCGGTGCCAAACAACGGGTATaaagtctatatatatataggtataaaGGTCACTTTTTTAGAGGttggaaaataagaaaatcCACCAGAAGGTCAACTATGATGAGGAGGAATCCGTATTGTAT contains the following coding sequences:
- the LOC131308113 gene encoding BTB/POZ domain-containing protein At2g46260-like — protein: MKEKNLDLFDPSTGMDSDYMPNSSTRDGDFGFAFNDSNFSDRVLRIEIMADSPETRSDGEACHSLADWARHRKRRREDVKKDNAVDTAGCAEEQILSCNQPDTDDGLGCDNEDEEAVAMIEESPSGDEGANSNDSNWSMDGSVLRVKTLHISSPILAAKSPFFYKLFSNGMRESEQRHVTLRVNASEEAALMELLNFMYSNTLSTTTAPALLDVLMAADKFEVASCMRYCSRLLRNLPMTPESALLYLELPSGVLMAEAVQPLTDAAKQFLAARYKDITKFQDEVMALPLAGIEAILSSDDLQVASEDTVYDFVLKWARVHYPKLEERREILGSRLGRYIRFPYMTCRKLKKVLTCTDFDHELSSKVVLESLFFKAEAPHRQRALAAEDSTPTNKRFIERAYKYRPIKVIEFELPRQQCVVYLDLKREECANLFPCGRVYSQAFHLGGQGFFLSAHCNVDQQTSFHCFGLFLGMQEKGSVSFAVDYEFAARSKPTEEYLSKYKGNYTFTGGKAVGYRNLFAIPWTSFMAEDSLYFINGILHLRAELTIKH